In Xiphophorus maculatus strain JP 163 A chromosome 15, X_maculatus-5.0-male, whole genome shotgun sequence, the following are encoded in one genomic region:
- the LOC102226763 gene encoding ectonucleoside triphosphate diphosphohydrolase 5-like isoform X2 — protein sequence MFHSIKPGLSAYADYPETAGETVRMLLKVAKKTVPRLDWKRTPLVLRATAGLRLLPAAKAQALLDQVQLVFDESPFLVPDNSVSIMNGTNEGILAWISLNFLTGHLNAHATKTVGILDLGGGSTQITFLPKLRKTIESAPDDNYVARFDFLNSTFELYTHSYLGNGLMAARLSTLGALGAEGLEWQVFKSLCLPSKFRDDWSFGGLTYQVSGDQDGRAGYKPCYQEVLKVVKGIIHQPHELEDSNVFYAFSYYFDRAVDAGLINNVQGGTVRVRDFKKRAKEACNKMSEFPAVSPFLCMDLTYITCLLKDGFGFKDSTVLQLTKKVKNVEASWALGAMLDHFHKLTIH from the exons ATGTTCCACTCCATAAAGCCGGGTTTGTCAGCGTACGCCGACTACCCCGAAACG GCCGGCGAAACGGTGAGGATGCTGTTGAAGGTCGCCAAGAAGACGGTTCCGCGTCTGGACTGGAAGAGAACCCCGCTGGTCCTCCGAGCCACGGCCGGACTCCGCCTGCTGCCTGCGGCCAAAGCCCAGGCGCTTCTGGACCAG GTCCAGCTCGTGTTTGACGAATCCCCGTTTCTGGTGCCAGACAACAGCGTCAGCATTATGAACGGCACAAACGAAG GCATTCTGGCTTGGATTTCTCTGAACTTTCTAACAG gtcaTCTGAACGCTCACGCCACGAAGACTGTGGGAATCCTGGACTTGGGAGGAGGATCCACACAGATCACGTTCCTGCCCAAACTGAGG AAAACGATCGAGAGCGCTCCTGACGACAATTATGTTGCCAGGTTTGATTTCCTCAACTCAACGTTTGAGCTGTACACTCACAG ttatCTTGGAAATGGACTAATGGCCGCCCGTCTCTCCACCCTGGGTGCTCTGGGCGCAGAAG gGTTGGAGTGGCAGGTTTTTAAAAGCCTTTGCCTGCCGAGTAAGTTCAGGGACGACTGGAGCTTCGGAGGTCTTACCTACCAAGTGAGCGGAGACCAGGACG GTCGTGCTGGATACAAGCCTTGCTATCAGGAAGTCCTCAAGGTGGTGAAGGGGATTATTCATCAGCCGCACGAGCTCGAAGACAGCAACGTGTTCTACGCGTTCTCCTATTACTTTGACAGAGCTGTGGATGCGGGCCTTATCA ATAATGTCCAAGGAGGAACAGTGCGGGTCAGAGACTTCAAGAAGAGAGCGAAAGAGG CGTGCAATAAGATGAGCGAGTTCCCGGCTGTCAGTCCTTTCCTGTGCATGGACCTGACCTACATCACTTGTCTGCTGAAGGATGGATTTGGCTTCAAGGACAGCACCGTCCTGCAG